One genomic segment of Clostridium saccharoperbutylacetonicum N1-4(HMT) includes these proteins:
- a CDS encoding SDR family NAD(P)-dependent oxidoreductase yields the protein MDKSKTIAITGATSGLGQLVATELVKQHTHLILTARNKERAEATKKMLENINPKAKIDFFFGDLSLMKDVKRVGEEIKAAYPRIDILVNNAGLHAFEQRLTSEGFAEMIAVNYLAPWLLTNTLLQTLMGSENARIVNVASEASRNHGELKLPEDLTDVSDFTAKESSIVYGKTKLLNIMFTAELARRLSGTGVIVNALNPGFNVTGLGRELWFAPLLERILKFLHIGDPRKGADIIIRLATDSKYDGVTGGYFNVVTGEPIIPIYPGEDKIMQNKLWSDTEVLLKQKGFVE from the coding sequence ATGGATAAATCAAAAACAATTGCAATTACTGGTGCTACAAGTGGACTTGGACAATTAGTTGCAACTGAATTAGTAAAGCAACACACACATCTTATATTAACGGCTAGAAACAAAGAACGAGCTGAAGCAACCAAAAAAATGCTGGAAAATATTAATCCTAAAGCTAAGATTGACTTTTTCTTTGGAGATTTATCATTAATGAAAGACGTAAAAAGGGTTGGGGAGGAGATTAAGGCTGCTTACCCTAGAATTGACATATTAGTAAATAATGCTGGACTGCATGCCTTTGAACAGAGATTAACTTCTGAGGGTTTTGCAGAAATGATAGCAGTTAACTATTTAGCGCCTTGGTTATTAACTAATACATTGCTGCAAACCCTAATGGGGTCAGAAAATGCACGGATTGTAAATGTTGCTTCTGAGGCATCACGTAACCATGGTGAACTCAAGTTGCCAGAAGACTTGACAGATGTATCTGATTTTACAGCTAAAGAGTCCTCTATTGTCTATGGAAAAACCAAACTATTAAATATTATGTTCACTGCGGAATTGGCACGGCGTCTTTCAGGAACTGGAGTTATAGTTAATGCCCTTAATCCAGGTTTTAATGTTACTGGTCTTGGGCGAGAGCTTTGGTTTGCTCCTCTACTTGAACGTATATTGAAGTTTTTGCATATTGGGGATCCACGTAAAGGAGCAGATATTATAATTCGTTTAGCAACAGATTCCAAATATGATGGTGTAACAGGTGGATATTTTAATGTTGTAACAGGAGAACCTATAATTCCTATATATCCAGGTGAAGATAAGATAATGCAAAACAAGTTATGGAGTGATACTGAGGTATTGCTGAAACAAAAAGGTTTTGTAGAGTAA
- a CDS encoding DUF4180 domain-containing protein: MNYRVVNKNNVKYIEFASEAWKLSSEQDVVDCISICMEKDIYTIIFPSKVLSEDFFNLKTRLAGMALQKFINYHVKVAVIIEDEEQYNDRFKEMIMEANKGNNFRTFKNIQEAEIWISKL; encoded by the coding sequence TTGAATTATAGAGTAGTAAATAAAAATAATGTTAAATATATTGAATTTGCTTCTGAAGCTTGGAAACTTTCTTCAGAGCAAGATGTGGTGGATTGCATATCTATTTGTATGGAAAAGGACATTTATACAATTATCTTTCCTTCAAAGGTGTTATCTGAAGATTTCTTTAATCTTAAGACAAGGCTTGCAGGTATGGCATTACAAAAATTTATAAACTATCATGTGAAAGTTGCAGTGATTATAGAAGACGAAGAACAGTATAATGATAGATTTAAAGAAATGATTATGGAAGCTAACAAAGGAAACAATTTTAGAACCTTTAAGAATATTCAAGAGGCTGAAATTTGGATTTCGAAATTATGA
- a CDS encoding methyl-accepting chemotaxis protein, whose translation MLKLSNIKIKSKLQLLSLVLLMFTILVGAFGYIQLKISNDKMESMYNNKLNAIDWLNDNRNQARAIEADIYYIMLYPDNKDKQNEKMKDIEQRKQNFDGNFQNYKKLELDKYEKDLIPTLEDNLSKYRDGRDEVLKLALAGKQKEALEKFENIKDVANSFQTNLKDLATYNQKAANEVYNSNNKNYKETTIMFAIIIAVSIIVGYLMSMVITRNIVKPLDIAVNYLGILSGGDFTSEMPAEVKKRKDEIGTMAKALDNIYVSLRGLIKNIIEESDNIEEVVNTVNNEVKVLNGNIEDVSATTQELSATIEETSASAEETSATSQEIGKAVQSIAEKSQEGAIQAGEINKRAQETKENIEKSQKLALSTFLNTKDGLEKALENSKVVEQINVLSDSIMKITEQTNLLALNAAIEAARAGEAGKGFSVVADEIRKLAEQSKDAVSKIHNVTNKVVESVNSLSLNSNNLLDFMSKDVQNDYSNMLEVAGKYSEDAKFVDDLVMDFSSTSEELLASISDILKTIEGVADASSEGANGTVDIANKVIEISDKSNAVLEQVAHTKESSDKLKIEMSKFKI comes from the coding sequence ATGTTGAAATTAAGTAATATAAAAATAAAAAGTAAATTACAATTATTAAGTTTAGTATTATTAATGTTTACAATATTAGTTGGTGCTTTTGGTTACATTCAGTTAAAGATAAGTAATGACAAAATGGAATCAATGTATAACAATAAATTAAATGCAATTGACTGGTTAAATGATAACAGAAATCAAGCTAGAGCAATTGAAGCTGATATATATTACATAATGTTATATCCAGATAATAAAGATAAGCAAAATGAAAAAATGAAGGACATTGAGCAAAGGAAACAAAACTTTGATGGCAATTTTCAAAACTATAAAAAATTAGAGTTAGATAAGTATGAAAAAGATTTAATTCCAACACTAGAGGATAATTTATCAAAATATAGAGACGGAAGAGATGAAGTGTTAAAACTCGCTTTAGCCGGAAAACAAAAGGAAGCCTTAGAGAAGTTTGAAAATATTAAAGATGTAGCTAATAGTTTTCAAACAAATTTAAAAGATTTAGCAACATATAATCAAAAAGCAGCTAATGAAGTTTATAATTCAAACAATAAGAATTATAAAGAAACAACAATAATGTTTGCTATAATTATAGCTGTTTCTATAATAGTAGGTTATTTAATGTCTATGGTCATCACAAGAAATATAGTTAAGCCATTAGATATTGCAGTTAATTATTTAGGTATACTATCAGGTGGAGACTTTACAAGTGAAATGCCTGCAGAAGTTAAGAAGAGAAAAGATGAGATAGGAACAATGGCAAAAGCTTTAGATAATATATATGTAAGCTTAAGAGGATTAATTAAAAATATTATAGAGGAATCAGATAATATAGAAGAGGTTGTTAACACTGTGAATAATGAGGTGAAAGTTCTCAATGGAAATATTGAGGATGTTTCAGCAACTACACAGGAACTTTCAGCAACTATTGAGGAAACCTCAGCTTCAGCAGAAGAAACCTCAGCAACTTCTCAAGAAATAGGAAAGGCAGTACAATCGATAGCAGAAAAATCACAAGAGGGAGCAATTCAAGCAGGAGAAATAAATAAAAGAGCGCAAGAAACTAAAGAAAATATTGAAAAATCTCAAAAACTTGCTCTTAGTACATTTTTAAATACAAAAGATGGACTAGAGAAAGCTTTAGAAAATTCAAAAGTTGTTGAACAGATTAACGTGTTATCTGATTCTATTATGAAGATAACAGAGCAGACAAACTTATTAGCATTAAATGCAGCAATAGAAGCGGCAAGAGCTGGAGAGGCAGGAAAAGGTTTTTCAGTAGTGGCAGATGAAATCAGAAAACTTGCTGAACAGTCAAAGGATGCAGTATCGAAAATACATAATGTAACAAATAAGGTTGTAGAATCGGTTAATAGTCTTTCACTTAATTCAAATAATCTTTTAGACTTTATGTCAAAGGATGTTCAGAATGATTATAGTAATATGCTTGAAGTAGCAGGAAAGTATAGTGAAGATGCAAAATTTGTAGATGACCTTGTAATGGACTTCAGCTCAACCTCAGAGGAACTTTTAGCATCAATTAGTGATATTTTAAAAACTATAGAGGGAGTAGCAGATGCTTCTAGTGAAGGAGCAAATGGAACTGTAGATATAGCAAATAAGGTAATAGAAATTAGTGATAAATCTAATGCAGTCTTAGAACAGGTTGCACATACAAAAGAAAGTTCAGATAAATTAAAAATTGAAATGTCCAAGTTTAAAATTTAG
- a CDS encoding MerR family DNA-binding transcriptional regulator, whose product MQNLLRIGQVSNLYNISLDTLRYYDRKDLLKPIIDEQNGYRYYSLEHLDILEMILIGKYLEIPLEQMKEKIDSENISGYLAMMEEQNSFIEEKLAVLTKLGQYTNEMTNMLKHIQNFSNDNTFSKITTEKTLDIPIYQINLKPFPNNLDNTQINGIETFDQWVSYTIDDNYSIIEDSDILGLSIHKNIVPSTELCRYLDSATKEEKISKYHILGNYNHISFWGNENELQEYLHLLCKHFKLKNTSLHIKFSFALLHKDMKHEYFAEIYFSE is encoded by the coding sequence ATGCAAAATTTGTTAAGAATTGGTCAAGTAAGTAATTTATACAACATATCTCTTGATACCCTACGATATTATGATCGCAAGGATTTATTGAAGCCTATTATTGATGAACAGAACGGATATCGTTATTATTCCTTAGAGCATCTTGACATATTAGAAATGATTCTTATAGGTAAATATCTTGAGATACCTTTAGAACAGATGAAAGAAAAAATAGATTCTGAAAACATAAGTGGATACCTGGCTATGATGGAGGAGCAGAACAGCTTTATTGAAGAGAAGCTTGCTGTATTAACTAAACTTGGCCAATATACTAATGAAATGACAAATATGCTTAAACATATACAAAATTTTTCTAATGACAATACTTTTTCTAAAATAACTACAGAAAAAACTTTAGATATTCCCATTTATCAAATTAACCTTAAACCCTTTCCCAATAACCTAGATAATACTCAGATAAATGGAATAGAGACCTTTGACCAATGGGTTTCTTATACTATAGATGATAATTACTCAATTATAGAAGATAGTGATATTTTAGGACTATCTATTCATAAAAATATAGTTCCTTCAACTGAATTATGCAGATATCTTGACTCTGCGACAAAGGAAGAAAAAATATCAAAATATCATATATTAGGAAATTACAACCATATTAGTTTTTGGGGAAACGAAAATGAATTACAGGAATATCTTCACTTGCTGTGTAAGCATTTTAAATTAAAAAATACATCTCTTCATATCAAATTTAGTTTTGCATTACTTCATAAAGATATGAAGCATGAATATTTTGCAGAAATTTATTTCTCTGAATAA
- a CDS encoding sigma-70 family RNA polymerase sigma factor produces MKVNEYNYIKELRNRNEKALDYVIDNYSWIIKSIVGKHLYGIHSVQEECINDILLGVWNNINSFDESKSDFKNWVAGICKFKCIDYKRKYLKDLQHENIEDLNISEDGIERKALENELSNEIEVLLNCLKEKDRDLLYKLYVEEMDINEISSEYGMKKEVIYNRLSRAKKKIKYIFNTNRRGAKYE; encoded by the coding sequence ATGAAGGTGAATGAATATAACTACATTAAAGAATTAAGGAATAGGAATGAAAAAGCTTTAGATTATGTTATTGACAATTATAGCTGGATCATAAAATCTATTGTAGGAAAACATCTATATGGTATTCATAGTGTCCAAGAAGAATGTATAAATGATATTCTCTTAGGGGTTTGGAACAACATAAATAGCTTTGATGAAAGTAAAAGTGATTTTAAAAATTGGGTTGCAGGTATATGTAAATTTAAATGCATTGACTATAAGCGAAAATACTTAAAAGATCTGCAACATGAGAATATAGAGGATTTAAATATCAGTGAGGATGGTATTGAAAGGAAAGCATTAGAAAATGAATTGAGTAATGAAATAGAAGTTTTGCTTAATTGTTTAAAGGAAAAGGATAGAGATCTACTTTATAAGCTATATGTTGAAGAAATGGACATTAATGAAATAAGCTCAGAATATGGAATGAAAAAAGAAGTTATATACAATAGATTATCTAGGGCAAAAAAGAAAATAAAATATATATTTAATACTAATAGAAGAGGTGCTAAGTATGAATAA
- a CDS encoding alpha/beta hydrolase family protein — MKKRVSKMFTALFMIAIILGGVILIQNDFKFKEKSVDIKTSKGILKGTLVLPQKLSDKAGLVVFIHGDGPADASYNEQYKPLWEELAKQGYASLSWSKPGIGGSEGNWLLQSMDDRASEANEVIEWAKTLPEIDNNRIGLWGASQAGWVIPKIVQINKNISFNILVAPAINWVEQGRYNTLKELEKKGATKDEVIKKEKEFANELELLKKDASYEDYVKEVGEKEAVSEDRWTFIKKNYKADATEDIKHFNSPVKLFLGGKDINVDSENTKEIYENEVPSELLNVTLIPTTDHFMIKASLIDSKAKTFFVGLFAPRELADKEYYKEIIEFLKQI; from the coding sequence ATGAAAAAAAGAGTTTCAAAAATGTTTACAGCATTATTTATGATTGCAATTATTTTAGGAGGAGTAATTTTAATTCAAAATGATTTTAAATTTAAAGAAAAATCCGTTGATATTAAAACGTCAAAAGGTATTTTGAAAGGGACTCTAGTATTGCCACAAAAGCTATCAGATAAAGCAGGTTTAGTTGTATTCATACATGGAGATGGTCCAGCTGATGCATCATATAATGAGCAGTATAAACCACTATGGGAAGAATTGGCTAAACAAGGTTATGCATCCTTATCATGGAGTAAACCAGGCATTGGTGGTTCAGAGGGGAATTGGTTATTGCAGTCAATGGATGACAGAGCAAGTGAAGCAAATGAAGTCATTGAGTGGGCAAAGACTTTACCTGAAATTGATAATAACAGAATTGGTTTATGGGGAGCAAGTCAGGCAGGCTGGGTTATTCCCAAAATAGTTCAGATTAATAAGAATATTTCTTTTAATATACTAGTAGCACCTGCAATAAATTGGGTTGAGCAAGGCAGATACAATACTTTAAAAGAACTGGAGAAAAAGGGTGCAACGAAAGATGAGGTCATTAAAAAAGAAAAAGAATTTGCAAATGAATTGGAACTTCTTAAAAAGGATGCAAGCTATGAAGATTATGTGAAAGAAGTTGGAGAAAAAGAAGCAGTATCAGAGGATCGTTGGACTTTTATTAAGAAGAACTATAAAGCAGATGCAACAGAAGATATTAAACATTTTAATAGTCCTGTAAAGTTATTTTTAGGTGGTAAGGATATAAATGTAGATAGTGAAAATACAAAAGAAATTTATGAAAATGAAGTGCCTTCAGAACTTTTAAATGTTACATTGATACCAACAACTGACCATTTTATGATTAAAGCTTCTTTAATAGATTCTAAGGCAAAAACCTTCTTTGTTGGACTTTTTGCTCCAAGAGAGCTTGCAGATAAAGAATATTATAAAGAAATCATTGAATTTTTGAAACAGATTTAA
- a CDS encoding MarR family winged helix-turn-helix transcriptional regulator, which translates to MNENSQNKNTNRVQLELKLGEQLNVIISASHALNVRTAASFDSTLQPAAFLIVRWLFSFGPANATVLSESTAMDRSSVSRLLNQLKNLGYVKSEQSPSDRRGVLLSLTELGRQRTIEALKEKETAFYERIANWNDSKLENFIELLKDFNSNSN; encoded by the coding sequence ATGAATGAAAATTCACAAAACAAAAATACTAATAGGGTTCAATTAGAGCTGAAGTTAGGTGAGCAGCTAAATGTAATAATTAGCGCATCCCATGCACTTAATGTCAGAACTGCAGCAAGTTTCGATTCTACATTACAACCTGCAGCTTTTCTTATTGTTCGTTGGCTTTTCTCCTTTGGCCCAGCAAATGCAACAGTTCTATCAGAATCAACGGCTATGGATCGAAGTTCAGTTAGTCGCCTTTTAAATCAGCTAAAGAATCTGGGCTATGTAAAAAGCGAACAGTCTCCAAGCGATCGACGAGGTGTACTTCTATCTCTAACTGAACTCGGACGACAAAGAACAATAGAGGCTTTAAAAGAAAAAGAAACTGCTTTTTATGAACGAATTGCAAATTGGAACGATTCCAAACTTGAAAATTTTATTGAACTACTTAAAGATTTCAATAGTAACAGCAATTAA
- a CDS encoding helix-turn-helix transcriptional regulator, with protein sequence MQINRLFKIVYILLDKDKVSAKELAEHFEVSARTIYRDIEILSASGIPVYMSKGRNGGISLLPNFILNKTVLTAEEKNNILSALYSINTFDETLVESTLSKLGLFFGKNNTSFFEIDYSDWGNLIKEQFEKSKEAILARKLLSFDYVSAQNKSSRRMVEPYVLWFKDKTWYLKAFCLDKNELRSFRFSRMRNVVVTDKIFVPRDITLKMEKDDRKYNYPTSKIVMRIEADKEYRVLDEFHENNVIRNTDGSLTVTMNFVEDEWVYGYILSYGSSATVLEPERVKDIIKTRLKENLKNYL encoded by the coding sequence ATGCAAATAAATCGTTTGTTTAAAATAGTATATATTTTACTTGATAAAGATAAGGTTTCTGCTAAGGAATTGGCAGAGCATTTTGAAGTGTCTGCAAGGACTATATATCGTGACATAGAAATTCTTTCTGCCAGTGGAATTCCTGTATATATGAGTAAAGGAAGAAATGGCGGAATTAGCTTGCTTCCTAATTTTATATTAAACAAAACAGTTTTGACAGCTGAAGAAAAGAATAATATTTTATCTGCTTTATACAGTATTAACACCTTCGATGAAACCTTAGTGGAAAGCACCTTATCAAAGTTAGGCTTGTTTTTTGGGAAGAACAATACCAGTTTCTTTGAGATTGATTATAGTGATTGGGGAAACTTGATAAAAGAGCAGTTTGAAAAATCTAAGGAAGCAATTTTAGCGCGTAAATTGTTGTCTTTTGATTATGTATCGGCACAAAATAAATCCAGTAGAAGGATGGTTGAACCTTATGTACTTTGGTTTAAAGATAAAACCTGGTATTTAAAAGCTTTTTGCCTTGATAAAAATGAGCTTCGTAGTTTTCGTTTTAGTAGAATGAGAAATGTAGTAGTTACAGATAAAATATTTGTTCCACGGGATATAACTTTAAAAATGGAAAAAGATGATAGGAAGTACAATTATCCAACAAGTAAAATTGTTATGCGTATAGAAGCTGATAAGGAATATAGAGTGTTAGACGAGTTTCATGAAAATAATGTTATTCGAAATACTGATGGCAGTCTCACAGTAACCATGAATTTTGTTGAAGACGAGTGGGTATATGGATACATACTTTCTTATGGCAGCTCTGCTACTGTTTTAGAGCCTGAACGAGTGAAGGATATAATAAAAACACGATTAAAAGAAAATTTGAAAAATTATTTATAA
- a CDS encoding alpha/beta fold hydrolase: protein MKMNSVFKTEAGRKAVIKLYDEFLQKSALAYEKFYVNTRYGKTFIIASGEKSNPPLILLHGSGMNSVMWLRDIKEYSKTYRVYAIDMLGEPGKSDENRSSLSGPCYAEWIKEVFENLSVERANIIGISLGAWLAIKFSVYYPEMVTKLVLLCPSGVGPQKKAFIFKALIHGILGEKGIDKLYYKVNGNQPIPEEMLKYQKLIGRHFNYRRESIPIFSDDELKLLTMPTVLFVGEKDIMLHSDKTARRLSSLLPHAEINLLPEAGHSNVNDISKIIEWLN, encoded by the coding sequence GTGAAAATGAATAGTGTATTTAAAACTGAAGCAGGAAGAAAGGCGGTTATAAAACTTTATGATGAATTTCTTCAGAAATCGGCATTAGCCTATGAAAAATTTTATGTGAATACTAGATATGGAAAGACTTTTATTATAGCTAGTGGTGAGAAAAGTAATCCACCTCTTATATTACTACATGGGAGTGGTATGAATTCTGTAATGTGGTTAAGAGATATAAAAGAGTATTCTAAAACTTACAGAGTGTATGCAATAGATATGTTAGGTGAGCCGGGGAAAAGTGATGAAAACAGGTCTTCTTTAAGTGGTCCTTGTTATGCAGAATGGATTAAGGAGGTATTTGAGAATTTATCAGTGGAAAGGGCAAATATTATTGGGATTTCACTTGGAGCATGGCTAGCAATAAAGTTTTCAGTATATTATCCAGAAATGGTAACTAAACTTGTATTGCTTTGTCCATCTGGTGTTGGACCACAAAAGAAAGCTTTTATTTTTAAAGCTTTAATTCATGGGATTTTAGGTGAAAAGGGTATAGATAAATTATATTACAAAGTTAATGGTAATCAGCCTATACCAGAAGAAATGTTAAAATATCAAAAACTTATAGGAAGGCACTTCAATTATAGGAGAGAGAGCATTCCTATATTCTCTGATGATGAACTAAAGCTGTTAACAATGCCAACAGTGCTATTTGTAGGAGAAAAGGATATAATGTTACATTCAGATAAGACTGCAAGGCGTTTAAGTAGCTTACTTCCACATGCAGAAATAAATCTTTTGCCTGAAGCAGGACATTCTAATGTTAATGATATAAGCAAGATAATAGAATGGTTGAATTAA
- a CDS encoding DUF4179 domain-containing protein yields MNNDIYSMLNDAKINLDEYKKDDFNDIEKKLLKKNIRKSIKINSKQSNRRKVIAAAAIVVVLTGMSFGNTRAYALAKINLVSESISSVLGIEKNLEDYNTVVNKAITDNGVTVKLNEVILDDNELLISTNISSDKILKEDDFWNGNMTLYINNKKVKFIGASGGIEKIDDNTTQQVIEYDLDSIKDMDLSGDLNMKILYSKITLNGDEENVNGTWKFEFKTNGDKLKIDTKTVNLDYGFELDNGNKYILEKYTSNALGQKVYGKIINNSANKETCNILLKGHDDLGNKVIFDLSRGRKDDFVLKYENVLVGNMNGKASKLILTPYAVKMPEHSGKEPSFDEYKKVGEEFTINIK; encoded by the coding sequence ATGAATAATGATATATATAGTATGCTTAATGATGCAAAAATTAATTTAGATGAATATAAAAAAGATGATTTTAATGATATTGAAAAGAAATTACTTAAAAAGAATATTAGAAAATCTATTAAGATCAATAGTAAGCAAAGTAATAGAAGAAAAGTAATAGCAGCAGCTGCAATAGTGGTAGTACTAACAGGCATGTCTTTTGGGAATACAAGAGCTTATGCTTTAGCAAAAATAAATTTAGTCAGTGAAAGCATTTCGAGTGTCTTAGGAATAGAGAAGAATTTAGAAGATTATAATACTGTAGTTAATAAAGCTATTACGGATAATGGCGTAACAGTAAAATTAAATGAAGTAATATTAGATGATAATGAATTGCTTATATCTACTAATATAAGCTCAGATAAGATTTTAAAAGAGGATGATTTTTGGAATGGCAATATGACTCTGTATATAAATAATAAGAAAGTTAAATTTATAGGAGCAAGTGGGGGGATAGAAAAAATAGATGATAATACTACACAGCAAGTAATAGAATATGATTTAGATTCAATAAAAGATATGGATTTAAGTGGAGATTTGAATATGAAAATATTATATTCAAAGATTACGTTAAATGGTGATGAAGAGAATGTAAATGGGACTTGGAAATTTGAATTTAAAACCAATGGAGATAAACTTAAAATAGACACTAAAACAGTAAACCTTGATTATGGCTTTGAGCTTGATAATGGAAATAAATATATATTAGAAAAATACACAAGTAATGCTTTAGGTCAAAAAGTGTATGGTAAAATCATCAATAATTCAGCTAATAAAGAAACCTGTAATATTTTATTAAAGGGACATGATGATTTAGGAAATAAGGTGATATTTGATTTATCAAGAGGAAGAAAAGATGATTTTGTACTAAAATATGAAAATGTTCTAGTTGGAAATATGAATGGAAAGGCTAGTAAATTAATTTTGACACCATATGCAGTTAAAATGCCAGAACATAGTGGTAAAGAACCAAGTTTTGATGAGTATAAAAAAGTTGGAGAGGAATTTACAATAAATATTAAATAA
- a CDS encoding ClbS/DfsB family four-helix bundle protein: MGRATTKNDLISAANSNFEKLTMLVNSMSEKELITPFDFSGDDKKKEAHWSRDKNLRDVLIHLYEWHQLLLNWVSTNMSGNERSFLPEPYNWKTYGAMNVGFVEKHQNTSLDKAKESLMQSYQAVMKLADTFSNEELFSKGTYKWVGGSTLGSYFVSTTASHYDWAIKKIKAHIKNCKGM; the protein is encoded by the coding sequence ATGGGGAGAGCAACTACTAAAAACGATTTAATAAGTGCAGCAAATAGCAATTTTGAAAAATTGACTATGCTTGTTAATTCGATGTCGGAAAAAGAATTGATAACACCATTTGACTTTTCAGGAGATGATAAGAAGAAAGAAGCACATTGGAGCAGAGACAAAAACCTTAGAGATGTTCTTATTCATTTATATGAATGGCATCAGCTTCTTTTGAATTGGGTTTCAACTAATATGAGTGGTAATGAAAGATCATTTTTACCAGAGCCATATAATTGGAAAACTTATGGAGCTATGAATGTAGGCTTTGTTGAAAAGCATCAAAACACATCTTTAGATAAAGCCAAAGAAAGCTTGATGCAATCCTACCAAGCAGTTATGAAATTGGCAGATACTTTTTCAAATGAAGAACTGTTCTCAAAAGGTACATATAAATGGGTTGGTGGCAGCACCTTGGGATCGTATTTTGTAAGCACCACTGCAAGTCATTATGATTGGGCAATAAAAAAAATCAAAGCTCATATTAAGAATTGTAAGGGAATGTAG
- a CDS encoding helix-turn-helix domain-containing protein, whose translation MENQFYTIDKIAEILGMHHKTIRKFITEGKLAASKVGKQWRISGHDLSLFMEKNNVNINDKNITEESNIDFITNGEVKVTEKQKINVSTVVDINDVDKDEYFRISNTLIAVMNCKDPKMGKSTINMKYDEKENRLRVLLWGTVSFIEEMLKSISMLVEQRDL comes from the coding sequence ATGGAAAATCAATTTTATACAATAGATAAAATAGCAGAAATATTAGGAATGCATCACAAAACTATAAGAAAGTTTATAACAGAAGGAAAGCTTGCAGCAAGTAAAGTTGGAAAGCAATGGAGAATTTCTGGTCATGATTTAAGTCTTTTTATGGAAAAAAACAATGTTAATATAAATGATAAAAATATTACAGAAGAATCAAATATTGATTTTATTACTAATGGAGAAGTTAAAGTCACTGAAAAGCAAAAAATCAATGTGTCAACGGTTGTTGATATAAATGATGTAGATAAAGACGAATATTTTAGAATATCAAATACGCTTATAGCGGTAATGAATTGTAAAGATCCTAAAATGGGCAAATCGACAATTAATATGAAATACGATGAAAAAGAAAATAGGTTAAGGGTTTTACTATGGGGGACTGTTAGCTTCATTGAAGAAATGTTAAAATCCATTTCTATGCTTGTGGAACAAAGAGATTTATAA